CATATTAGATCGGCTCGAGCTCGACAAAGATTTTCCCTCCGGGTGTGGGTGTATAGTCGGGGATGCAAAGGGCCATTTTCTGGTGGCGAGTGATATTGAAGAGAAGAGCTCCGCCATTATCAAGATTGCGGGGAAGCGCTATGAGCTCAAGTGGGTATCTTCTACGGAGACATCCGCAAAGCCAAGACTTGGCGCTCGATTTTCAAATGTCTATGAAAGCGGCCCCATTCGCCTAGAATTGAATCGCAAAACAACATTTGTATGTAGCCCAAGGGATGAGAGTTGCGAAGTAACAGGATATGTCGTTAGGATGATTCTAACCATCGAAGGCCAGACCTATCGATGGACAGGCCTTAAAGGGGAGTGTGGGTGTTAGGCTGCTTTATCAACCACTTTGTAATTAGGAAACATGATAACAGCAGGGTGGACTTTGAGTGCTTTGGCTAGTACAAGCGCGCGATTTCTACCAATTTGTTGCCGCCCGGATTCCATGCTGGAAATATTGGCTTGAGTCATTCCTGTTTCTTTAGCCAACCCGTTTTGAGTGAGCCCCTGTAAATTGCGAAGTGCGGCCAGCATTTCACCTGGTGCGATAGACACCGGATCTCGGGCCGAAACAAAATCTTTTTTGTTAATTTTTTTTCATGAATCACCTTGTTGGCCTTCTAGTTCCACAATGTGTTTCCAAAAACCGCCTGCGTCGAAATCATCCAACCAACAGCCTGGTTTTCAGGCGGCTTTCTTAAGCCGTTCTAACCCGTCCAAAATAAAAACACGGATTAACACTTGATACGGAATACCTTGTTTTTCAGCAGTTCGTTTTAGCTCAGAGATAGTAGAATCGTCCAAGGCAACACTAGTTGGCTTTTTGCGAGCATTTTTATATCTTTTCATCGCCTCAAGAATCTTGGCGGCATCTAATTGAACCGGTTCTTTATACTCCTTTAGAGATTTTGCGTAAGATTTCTTCATACTACTTCCTTCCCATGGTCCCATTCAAATTCGAAATGAGATTTTATATTTCATTTGTCTTGATATTCTCCAAGAAGTCGGATTTCTCTTGGAGTAATTAAGACTTCAGACAAAATTCTGGATTTCATTCTTATTGTCCTAAAATAAGACCATTTCTCGGGTCTTAATTTTTTCTATCTAGTTGAATTCTCTAAAATCTTTGTTGGCATAAAAATTGCTTTGATTTGGGTGTATGAATAAAACCCAAAAGACACTTGTTAAAATTCACCTCTCCTCAGACAACTTGTTTCAACGAGTAGTCTCCATCTTAGAGCAGGCCAGGGCTAATGTGGTTCGATCGGTAAACAGCAACATGGTCG
This DNA window, taken from Deltaproteobacteria bacterium, encodes the following:
- a CDS encoding helix-turn-helix transcriptional regulator gives rise to the protein MSIAPGEMLAALRNLQGLTQNGLAKETGMTQANISSMESGRQQIGRNRALVLAKALKVHPAVIMFPNYKVVDKAA